AAGATACTATGATAACTTTATCTGCATTTGAAGAGAGTGATGCCCCGATAGTAACTATGAGTGCGGGTATAGCTTACGGGATTAAAAACATACTTCACAATGCCGACGTAGTATTGCAAGAAGCACTACTTAGAAAACAAAGTTATTTAATATATGAAGATTCCCGTGACGTAATTGATAAAGAAGTTGAATCTATAAACAGAATGAAGGTATATAAAAAAGCACTAGTTGATGGTGCGATAGTACCTTACTTTCAGCCTATAGTAGATTCTAAAACGGGTGAAATTATAAAATATGAAGCATTGGCAAGGCTAATAAGCAATGACGAGGTTATATCTCCGTACTACTTTTTGGAATCATCAAGAGAAGATAAGACTTTTGAAGCATTTTCCCGCCAAATGATGCAAAAAGTTTTTAATGTATATTCAAAAAATGATATAAACGTGACTATTAACGTTACATACGAAAATCTGATATCGGATGATATGATAAAGTATATAAAAAATAGACTTGATAAATACGGTGGAGACGGAATAACTTTTGAGATATTAGAATCAGAAGAGATTAAAGATTATAAAGTTGTTGAAAAATTTATATTAATGGCAAAAGAGTACGGATGCAATATTTCAATAGATGATTTTGGCTCGGGGTATTCAAATTTTACAAATGTACTCTTGTTAAATATAGATTATATAAAACTAGACGGCTCTTTAATTGAAAAATTAAATAGCGATGAAAATGTTTTGAATGTCGTTAAGTCTATTATTGACTTTGCAAAGGGTGCAAATATGAAAACGATAGCTGAATTTGTAAGTTCAAAAGAACTCTCGGATAAGGTTGTAGAACTCGGAATAGATTATTCTCAAGGGTATCATTTCAGTGAACCTAAGAGTCCCGCAGAGTTAGGTTTGGCTTACGATAATATTTAGTATATATAAAAGTATAATTTAGTTTTAATTGCTTTTTTTGTATAATCGCATTAAAAATTAAAGCGCAGATACATGAGTAAAAAAGATTTATATCGTCCAAACGTAGCTATGATAATCGTCTCAAACTCTTATCCGGAGAAAAAAGAGATTTTTATAGCACAAAGAAATGATTTATCTGATGTTTGGCAGTTTCCTCAAGGTGGAATTGATGAAGGTGAAGATATAGAGGAAGCTCTTTTTCGTGAACTTGAAGAGGAGATTGGTACAAAAGAGGTAAAAATCGTTGCCGAGTATCCGGAATGGCTCTCATACGATTTTCCAGATAGAATAGCAAAAAAAATGAAACCTTGGGTAGGACAGAAACAGAGATATTTTTTAGTAAAACTAAAAAAGAAAGCTGAAATAAATATCCATACCAAGCATCCGGAGTTTAGCGATTATAAATTTGTCGGTATAGACGATGTTCTTCATTTGAGTGCATCGTTTAAAAAAAATGTATATGAAAAAGTTATAGAGTATTTTAAAGATGAGGACTATTTATAAATGGTGATAGTACAAAAATTTGGCGGTACAAGTGTTGGAGACTTAGATAGAATCCAAAATGTTGCTAATCGTGTAGCAAAAACAAAAGAAGAGGGACACGATGTAGTTGTAGTAGTTTCGGCTATGAGCGGAGAGACGAATAAGTTAGTTGGTTATGCCGAACATTTTTCTCAAAATCCTAGTAAACCGGAGATGGATATGCTTTTAAGTTCGGGCGAGCGCGTAACTGCATCTCTACTATCAATCGCACTTCAAGAGATGGGTTATAAAGCTTGTGCGATGACGGGAAGAAAAGCAGGGATATTAACAGATAACCTGCATACAAAAGCCCGTATCGAAGAGATAGATCCGGAAGTTATGAACTCTAGTCTAAAAGAAGGCAAAATAGTAGTCGTTGCAGGTTTTCAAGGTGTAAACGAAAACGGAGATGTTACGACACTGGGGCGCGGTGGAAGTGACCTCTCAGCCGTTGCAATCGCAGGTGCGCTTAAGGCAGATTTATGTGAGATATATACAGATGTTAGCGGTATTTTCACAACTGACCCGCGTATCGAGCCAAAGGCTAAAAAACTTGAAAAGATATCATATGATGAGATGCTAGAACTTGCATCTTTGGGTGCTAAAGTTCTTCAAAACCGTTCAGTTGAACTTGCAAAAAAACTAAATGTAAATCTTGTAACAAGAACAAGCTTCTCCGATGAAGAGGGGACTTTAATAACTAAGGAAGAAAATATTATGGAAAAACCGTTGGTAAGTGGAATAGCTTTAGATAAAAATCAAGCTCGTATATCTTTAATAGGTGTCAGTGACAGACCTGGTATTGCATCTGATATATTTACCAAGTTGGCAAAGGCTGAGGTAAACGTAGATATGATAATACAAAATCGTGCACACGGCGGAACCACAAACATAGATTTTACCGTGCCTAAAGGTGACTTAAACGATGCCAAAGAGGTTGTAGGAGACTTCTTAAAAGAGGGTGATTTAGAAAACGATGTTTACAATGAAAATATTTGTAAAGTATCAGTTGTAGGCGTGGGTATGAAATCTCATGCAGGTGTAGCTGCAAAGGCATTTCAAACTATGGCAAATGAAAATATAAATATAAACATGATATCAACGTCTGAGATAAAAATATCTATGGTTATTGATGAAAAGTATGCGGAGCTTGCCGTTCGCGGTCTTCATGATGCATATGAGTTAGATAAGTAGTTTTATGTCTATAGAAGATATTGCAGATTTTGCTCAATGGAGTTTAGATACTATCCGTAATGAAGGAGCTACATTTTCTTGGCTTGAAGAGCTTAGATTTGAATGGACCCCTGCAACATCTCTTGCTTTGGAGCAAATATTAGACGGAAAAACCATAGTATTAATCACGGATGCAAAAAGAAGATGGTTTCAAGAGTATATTTTAAGTAATATTAACTCGGCAAAACTTGAACGCCCACCCATACCTATTATAAATATAGATTCGCTTTATAGACATTACAATGATGTCAGTGGCGGCGATATGATAGATATTATAGAAGATATGGTAAATCTTTCTTTAAAAGGAAAATACTTTTTTTGGTATATCGGTAGCGGTGACGATAAACGTGCCGATATAGCAAAGAGAAAAGACAACAGTTACTTTTGGATTTTCGATGAAGATTATGCAAATAGCTTTAATCTTAAAAGTTACGACAAACACTTAGATATTAAACTACTTCAAGTTTATCGCCTTTTTGAGCTTTCATTAAACGGTGCGATGTTTGGAGAGGTAGATGTCTCCAACTAAAGGGCATATCCTTATATCTACGGATATACAAA
The genomic region above belongs to Sulfurimonas lithotrophica and contains:
- a CDS encoding RNA pyrophosphohydrolase, whose translation is MSKKDLYRPNVAMIIVSNSYPEKKEIFIAQRNDLSDVWQFPQGGIDEGEDIEEALFRELEEEIGTKEVKIVAEYPEWLSYDFPDRIAKKMKPWVGQKQRYFLVKLKKKAEINIHTKHPEFSDYKFVGIDDVLHLSASFKKNVYEKVIEYFKDEDYL
- a CDS encoding aspartate kinase codes for the protein MVIVQKFGGTSVGDLDRIQNVANRVAKTKEEGHDVVVVVSAMSGETNKLVGYAEHFSQNPSKPEMDMLLSSGERVTASLLSIALQEMGYKACAMTGRKAGILTDNLHTKARIEEIDPEVMNSSLKEGKIVVVAGFQGVNENGDVTTLGRGGSDLSAVAIAGALKADLCEIYTDVSGIFTTDPRIEPKAKKLEKISYDEMLELASLGAKVLQNRSVELAKKLNVNLVTRTSFSDEEGTLITKEENIMEKPLVSGIALDKNQARISLIGVSDRPGIASDIFTKLAKAEVNVDMIIQNRAHGGTTNIDFTVPKGDLNDAKEVVGDFLKEGDLENDVYNENICKVSVVGVGMKSHAGVAAKAFQTMANENININMISTSEIKISMVIDEKYAELAVRGLHDAYELDK
- a CDS encoding HobA family DNA replication regulator codes for the protein MSIEDIADFAQWSLDTIRNEGATFSWLEELRFEWTPATSLALEQILDGKTIVLITDAKRRWFQEYILSNINSAKLERPPIPIINIDSLYRHYNDVSGGDMIDIIEDMVNLSLKGKYFFWYIGSGDDKRADIAKRKDNSYFWIFDEDYANSFNLKSYDKHLDIKLLQVYRLFELSLNGAMFGEVDVSN